One window from the genome of Variovorax sp. PAMC26660 encodes:
- a CDS encoding sialic acid TRAP transporter substrate-binding protein SiaP, with amino-acid sequence MKNILPWCRVGILLLLAAGSAMAVQAQVLQLKWGHVYEPTSIFHQQAELAARKIAEQSDGKIKIEVVASSKLGQEADYPLMLANDSMQIAYVGQATLAEGYPPLSLGSYPFAFKDLDHMRKYLASPLLADLMKGYNAKSGNRMVASVYYGARQVTSTRPLLRPEDFRDLRLYVPDASAYQLFATALDAKPVTLPFMNLYNALKKGEVEAQENPLGTVKAKKLYEVQKYVQLTAHVYDTLGIVIGKAAWAKLTPPQQAMVEKTLVETAKWTNVGVIAGELEDEQFLRGKGMTVSPVNRQLFLERIVKRSTPEQLGARPGDYARLQALATGAN; translated from the coding sequence ATGAAAAACATCTTGCCGTGGTGCCGAGTCGGAATCCTGTTGTTGCTGGCGGCGGGCAGTGCGATGGCCGTCCAGGCGCAGGTGCTGCAATTGAAGTGGGGCCATGTCTACGAGCCGACCAGCATCTTCCATCAGCAGGCGGAGCTGGCGGCTCGCAAGATCGCGGAGCAGTCCGACGGCAAGATCAAGATCGAGGTGGTGGCGTCCTCCAAGTTGGGGCAGGAGGCCGACTATCCGCTGATGCTGGCGAACGACTCGATGCAGATCGCCTACGTCGGCCAGGCCACGCTGGCCGAGGGCTATCCGCCGTTGAGCCTGGGAAGCTACCCCTTCGCCTTCAAGGACCTCGACCACATGCGCAAGTACCTCGCGAGTCCGCTGCTGGCGGACTTGATGAAGGGCTACAACGCGAAGAGCGGCAACCGGATGGTGGCTTCCGTGTACTACGGCGCCCGGCAGGTCACGTCGACCAGGCCGCTGCTGCGCCCCGAGGACTTTCGCGACCTGCGCCTGTACGTGCCCGATGCGTCGGCCTACCAGTTGTTCGCCACCGCGCTGGATGCCAAGCCGGTGACTTTGCCCTTCATGAATCTCTACAACGCGCTGAAGAAAGGCGAGGTCGAGGCGCAGGAAAACCCGTTGGGCACGGTCAAGGCGAAGAAGCTCTACGAAGTGCAGAAGTACGTGCAACTGACGGCCCACGTGTACGACACGCTGGGCATCGTGATCGGCAAGGCCGCGTGGGCCAAGCTGACGCCGCCGCAGCAGGCGATGGTGGAAAAGACGCTGGTGGAAACCGCGAAGTGGACCAACGTCGGCGTGATTGCGGGCGAGCTGGAAGATGAGCAGTTCCTGCGCGGCAAGGGCATGACGGTTTCGCCGGTCAACCGGCAGCTCTTTCTCGAGCGGATCGTCAAGCGCTCGACGCCGGAGCAATTGGGTGCGCGTCCGGGTGACTATGCGCGGCTGCAGGCGCTGGCGACGGGTGCTAATTAG
- a CDS encoding TetR/AcrR family transcriptional regulator, whose amino-acid sequence MKASKDSTAETIEPRSRDADRSQLAILASARDEFSARGLAGARMDSIAERAGLNKRLIYYYFGSKDDLFLAVLERTYADIREAEQRLHLDEIEPVEAIRQLVSFTWHYYLEHPEFITLLNSENLHCAAHLKRSDRIQEMNSPLVQLLDTVLERGKKDNLFRAGVDPVQLYISIASLCYFYLSNNHTLSAIFGRDLRAPKAMAQRLSHMTDLVLGYVLH is encoded by the coding sequence ATGAAGGCCTCCAAGGATTCCACCGCCGAAACGATTGAGCCGCGCTCGCGCGACGCCGACCGTTCGCAACTCGCCATCCTCGCGTCAGCGCGCGACGAGTTCTCCGCCCGCGGGCTGGCCGGTGCGCGCATGGACAGCATCGCGGAACGCGCGGGCCTGAACAAGCGCCTCATCTACTACTACTTCGGCAGCAAGGACGACCTGTTCCTCGCAGTGCTGGAGCGCACCTACGCCGACATCCGCGAGGCCGAGCAGCGACTGCACCTCGACGAGATCGAGCCGGTCGAGGCGATCCGCCAGCTGGTCTCGTTCACCTGGCACTACTACCTGGAGCACCCCGAGTTCATCACGCTGCTCAACAGCGAGAACCTGCATTGCGCCGCGCACCTGAAGCGCTCCGACCGCATCCAGGAAATGAACTCGCCGCTGGTGCAACTGCTCGACACCGTGCTGGAGCGCGGCAAGAAGGACAACCTGTTCCGCGCAGGCGTCGATCCGGTGCAGCTGTACATCTCGATCGCGTCGCTCTGCTACTTCTACCTCTCGAACAACCACACGCTCTCGGCCATCTTCGGCCGCGACCTGCGTGCGCCCAAGGCGATGGCGCAACGCCTCTCGCACATGACCGACCTGGTCCTGGGCTACGTCCTTCACTGA
- a CDS encoding sugar phosphate isomerase/epimerase family protein, translating into MRDFSQNHDWLSINTATVRKQLGAEVPLDRIIDQCAERGIRAISPWRDQVAAVGLDEVARQLKAYGMGLSGYCRGGFFPAADAAGLKAALDDNRRAIDEAKTLDAPCLVLVVGALPGALEGKAAYKDIARARGEIRDGIAASLEYAREVGMPLAIEPLHPMQAADRACINTLEHALDICDELDAGKSGMLGVALDIYHVWWDPKLQQQIARAGRERLLAYHVCDWLTPTRDLLSDRGMMGDGVVELKKIRGWVEEAGFAGFSEVEIFSNLDWWQRAGSETLDVCIERHKQAV; encoded by the coding sequence ATGCGCGACTTCTCGCAGAACCACGACTGGCTGTCGATCAACACCGCCACGGTGCGCAAGCAACTGGGCGCCGAGGTGCCGCTGGACCGCATCATCGACCAGTGCGCAGAGCGCGGCATCCGTGCGATCAGCCCCTGGCGCGATCAGGTGGCGGCCGTCGGGCTGGACGAAGTGGCCAGGCAGTTGAAGGCGTATGGCATGGGCCTCTCGGGCTACTGCCGTGGTGGTTTCTTCCCCGCTGCCGACGCAGCAGGCCTGAAGGCCGCGCTGGACGACAACCGCCGCGCCATCGACGAAGCGAAGACGCTCGACGCGCCCTGCCTCGTGCTGGTCGTCGGCGCCCTGCCCGGCGCACTCGAAGGCAAGGCCGCCTACAAGGACATCGCCCGCGCGCGCGGCGAGATACGCGACGGCATTGCCGCATCACTCGAATACGCACGCGAAGTGGGCATGCCGCTCGCCATCGAGCCCCTGCACCCGATGCAGGCGGCCGACCGCGCCTGCATCAACACGCTGGAACACGCGCTCGATATCTGCGACGAACTCGACGCGGGCAAGAGCGGCATGCTGGGAGTGGCGCTCGACATCTATCACGTCTGGTGGGACCCGAAGTTGCAGCAGCAGATTGCCCGCGCGGGGCGCGAGCGTTTGCTGGCGTACCACGTCTGCGACTGGCTCACGCCCACGCGCGACCTGCTGAGCGACCGCGGAATGATGGGCGACGGTGTGGTCGAGCTGAAGAAGATTCGCGGCTGGGTTGAAGAAGCGGGCTTCGCGGGGTTCAGCGAGGTCGAGATCTTTTCGAATCTCGACTGGTGGCAGAGAGCTGGCAGCGAAACGCTCGACGTGTGTATCGAGCGGCACAAACAGGCCGTCTAG
- a CDS encoding Gfo/Idh/MocA family protein, with amino-acid sequence MATQRLGIIMHGVTGRMGMNQHLIRSICAIRAQGGVTLSNGDKVMPDPILIGRNAEKMEALAKTHNIARWGTDLDKALENKDDTIFFDAGTTQMRPTLLAKAIRAGKHVYCEKPIATNLNEAVEVARLAEGSGLKHGAVQDKLFLPGLRKLDMLRRAGFFGRMLSVRLEFGYWVFEGDLQPIQRPSWNYRKEDGGGMILDMMCHWRYVLDNLFGEVKSVSCIGATHIPKRWDEAGKPYEATADDAAYATCELTGHNGEPVIAQINMSWVTRVRRDDLVTFHVDGTDGSAVAGLSSCRAQSRVATPRPVWNPDEKQMMNFFDQWQEIPDSQVYDNGFKIQWEHFIRHVVENEPYKWTLPEGAKGVQLVEAALESWKDRRWVDVPVLKV; translated from the coding sequence ATGGCCACCCAACGTCTAGGAATCATCATGCACGGCGTCACCGGCCGCATGGGCATGAACCAGCATCTGATCCGCTCGATCTGCGCCATTCGCGCGCAAGGCGGCGTCACGCTGTCGAACGGCGACAAGGTGATGCCCGACCCGATCCTCATCGGCCGCAACGCCGAGAAGATGGAAGCGCTTGCCAAGACCCACAACATCGCGCGCTGGGGCACCGATCTCGACAAGGCACTGGAGAACAAGGACGACACCATCTTCTTCGACGCCGGCACCACGCAGATGCGCCCCACGCTGCTGGCCAAGGCCATCCGCGCCGGCAAGCACGTGTACTGCGAGAAGCCGATCGCCACCAACCTCAATGAAGCCGTCGAAGTTGCGCGCCTGGCCGAAGGCTCCGGCCTGAAGCACGGCGCCGTGCAAGACAAGCTCTTCCTGCCCGGCCTGCGCAAGCTCGACATGCTGCGCCGCGCCGGCTTCTTCGGCCGCATGCTCAGCGTGCGCCTGGAGTTCGGCTATTGGGTGTTCGAGGGCGACCTGCAGCCCATCCAGCGCCCGAGCTGGAACTACCGCAAGGAAGACGGCGGCGGCATGATCCTGGACATGATGTGCCACTGGCGCTACGTGCTGGACAATCTGTTCGGCGAAGTGAAGTCGGTGTCGTGCATCGGCGCGACGCACATCCCCAAGCGCTGGGACGAAGCCGGCAAGCCCTACGAGGCCACCGCCGACGACGCGGCCTACGCCACCTGCGAGCTGACCGGCCACAACGGCGAACCGGTCATCGCACAGATCAACATGAGCTGGGTCACTCGCGTGCGCCGCGACGACCTCGTGACCTTCCACGTCGATGGCACCGATGGCTCCGCAGTGGCGGGCCTGTCGAGCTGCCGCGCCCAGTCGCGCGTGGCCACGCCGCGCCCGGTGTGGAACCCCGATGAAAAGCAGATGATGAATTTCTTCGACCAGTGGCAGGAGATTCCGGACTCGCAGGTCTACGACAACGGCTTCAAGATTCAGTGGGAGCACTTCATTCGCCATGTGGTGGAGAACGAGCCCTACAAGTGGACACTGCCCGAAGGCGCCAAGGGCGTGCAACTGGTCGAGGCCGCGCTCGAATCGTGGAAAGACCGCCGCTGGGTCGACGTGCCCGTGCTGAAGGTCTGA
- a CDS encoding tripartite tricarboxylate transporter substrate binding protein, which yields MKQLARTTAVTALAALASLAALLPGVAFAQNGYPTKPIRVIVPFAAGSTTDIIARAIADKMGTSMGQVLVIDNRGGASGTIGQQAVATAAPDGYTIMIHSSSHTVSPSTFAKLPFDTVHDFAGITPISSLPNALVISPSKNIKTLPQLLAAARAKPGSMNFASAGQGSATHLNAEKFKMAAKIDATNIPFKGSGEAVTEVLSGRVDYYFSPIAPVIGQIKEGQLLALAVGSPKRAAALPDVPTTTEAGVPGSEFNFWIGMMAPAKTPRDVVDRLHAEVTKALATPEVKERFLKLGADAWTLKPAQFDAYIKDEIASNAELVKAAGLSVQQ from the coding sequence TTGAAGCAACTTGCACGCACCACCGCCGTGACCGCACTCGCGGCGCTGGCCAGTCTGGCCGCCCTGCTGCCGGGCGTGGCCTTCGCGCAGAACGGCTACCCCACGAAGCCGATCCGCGTGATCGTTCCCTTCGCGGCAGGCAGCACCACCGACATCATTGCCCGCGCCATCGCCGACAAGATGGGCACCAGCATGGGCCAGGTGCTGGTGATCGACAACCGCGGCGGCGCCAGCGGCACCATCGGCCAACAGGCGGTGGCCACGGCCGCGCCCGACGGCTACACGATCATGATTCACTCGTCCTCGCACACGGTGAGCCCGTCGACCTTCGCCAAGCTGCCCTTCGACACGGTGCACGACTTCGCGGGCATCACGCCGATCTCGTCGCTCCCCAACGCGCTGGTCATCTCGCCCTCGAAGAACATCAAGACGCTGCCGCAGTTGCTGGCCGCGGCCCGCGCCAAGCCGGGCAGCATGAACTTCGCTTCGGCCGGCCAGGGCAGCGCCACGCACCTGAACGCCGAGAAGTTCAAGATGGCCGCGAAGATCGACGCGACCAACATCCCCTTCAAGGGATCGGGCGAGGCCGTGACCGAAGTGCTGTCGGGCCGCGTCGACTACTACTTCTCGCCCATCGCCCCGGTGATCGGCCAGATCAAGGAAGGCCAGTTGCTGGCGCTGGCCGTCGGCTCGCCCAAGCGCGCCGCCGCCCTGCCCGACGTGCCCACCACCACCGAGGCTGGCGTGCCCGGCTCCGAGTTCAACTTCTGGATCGGAATGATGGCGCCCGCCAAGACGCCGCGCGACGTGGTCGATCGCCTGCACGCCGAGGTCACCAAGGCCCTGGCCACGCCCGAGGTGAAAGAGCGCTTTCTCAAGCTCGGCGCCGACGCCTGGACGCTCAAGCCCGCGCAGTTCGATGCCTACATCAAGGACGAGATCGCAAGCAACGCCGAACTCGTGAAGGCCGCCGGCCTTTCCGTTCAACAGTAA
- a CDS encoding enolase C-terminal domain-like protein codes for MDAIRFHVEEIRFAERNVALRLPFRFGAATVTACPQVYVKARIRLPDGRTAEGCAAEMMVPKWFDKNPALTNEQNFEQLRFALRDAREAYTGEADAQTAWTHFASNYATLQARAKAQGLQPLVASYGPALIDRALLDALCLHSGVSFAAAMSSNLCGIDIAGSGLADDLAGFDMAAFLARQAPRNQIAARHTVGLADAIDDAEPQPDAPADGMPTTLAAAVRRYGLTHFKLKLCGETAQDIDRLQRIARVIDGPAQLVTLDGNEQYADADAFGAFLDRMLSTPALQQLVHKTVFVEQPIRRDAALQRDVSALGARIPLLIDESDATLDAFVQGRALGYTGVSSKSCKGFYKSVVNAARCAHWNAASDKPRYFLSGEDLTMQAGIGVQQDLALVAWLGLSHVERNGHHYVNGLAAAPEAEQQALLKLHPGLYELSDGAVRLAIRDGQLDLSSLGTVPGFSTGKPGAGISWDAMRSVY; via the coding sequence ATGGATGCGATCCGCTTTCACGTCGAAGAGATCCGTTTCGCCGAACGCAACGTGGCGCTGCGGCTGCCGTTCCGCTTCGGCGCGGCCACCGTCACCGCCTGCCCGCAGGTCTACGTGAAGGCCCGCATCCGCCTGCCGGACGGCCGCACGGCCGAAGGCTGCGCCGCCGAGATGATGGTGCCCAAGTGGTTCGACAAGAACCCGGCCCTGACCAACGAACAGAACTTCGAGCAGTTGCGCTTTGCCCTGCGCGATGCGCGAGAGGCCTACACCGGCGAGGCCGATGCACAGACCGCGTGGACGCACTTCGCGTCGAACTACGCTACGTTGCAGGCACGCGCGAAAGCCCAGGGCCTGCAACCGCTGGTGGCGAGCTACGGCCCCGCGCTGATCGACCGCGCCCTGCTCGATGCGCTTTGCCTGCACAGCGGTGTGAGCTTTGCGGCCGCGATGAGCAGCAACCTCTGCGGCATCGACATCGCCGGCAGCGGGCTGGCCGACGATCTGGCCGGCTTCGACATGGCTGCCTTCCTTGCGCGACAGGCACCACGCAACCAAATCGCCGCACGCCACACGGTCGGTCTGGCCGATGCCATCGACGACGCCGAGCCCCAGCCCGACGCACCCGCCGACGGCATGCCGACCACGCTCGCAGCCGCCGTGCGCCGCTACGGCCTCACGCACTTCAAGCTCAAGCTGTGCGGCGAAACCGCGCAGGACATCGACCGGCTCCAACGGATCGCCCGCGTGATCGACGGCCCTGCGCAGCTCGTCACGCTGGACGGCAACGAACAGTACGCCGACGCGGACGCCTTCGGCGCCTTCCTCGACCGCATGCTCTCCACGCCTGCGCTGCAACAACTGGTGCACAAGACCGTGTTCGTCGAACAGCCCATTCGCCGGGATGCCGCGCTGCAGCGCGATGTGTCCGCGCTGGGTGCACGCATTCCGCTGCTGATCGATGAATCTGACGCCACGCTCGATGCCTTCGTGCAGGGCCGCGCGCTCGGTTACACCGGCGTGTCGAGCAAAAGCTGCAAGGGCTTCTACAAGTCGGTCGTCAACGCCGCGCGCTGTGCGCACTGGAATGCGGCCTCCGACAAGCCCCGCTACTTTCTCTCGGGCGAAGACCTGACCATGCAGGCCGGCATCGGCGTGCAGCAAGACCTGGCGCTGGTTGCGTGGCTCGGACTCTCGCACGTCGAGCGCAACGGCCACCACTACGTCAACGGACTCGCTGCCGCGCCCGAAGCCGAGCAGCAGGCCTTGCTGAAGCTGCACCCAGGCCTCTACGAACTGAGCGACGGCGCCGTGCGCCTCGCCATCCGCGACGGACAGCTCGACCTGTCGTCGCTCGGCACAGTGCCCGGTTTTTCCACCGGCAAGCCCGGCGCCGGCATCTCCTGGGACGCCATGCGTTCCGTCTACTGA
- a CDS encoding ABC transporter ATP-binding protein, with translation MSQVPLIEARGVSKTYPSKDGPVESLKPLDFAIHEGEFVSVVGPSGCGKSTLLKMVAGLLPISGGELTLAGKPINGPQKDVGIVFQSAVLLPWRSVEDNILLQAEMRHLPKAASQTRARALMEMAGLKGFESKYPWQLSGGMQQRASICRALLHDPSVLLMDEPFGALDAMTREKMNLELQRIWMASKKTVMLITHSIPEAIFLSDRVIVMSERPGTIAAVYDIDLPRARTLDMMASAEFGAYTKLVRAHFFSQGILDH, from the coding sequence ATGTCCCAAGTCCCTCTGATCGAAGCGCGCGGCGTCTCGAAGACCTACCCCAGCAAGGACGGCCCGGTCGAGTCGCTCAAGCCGCTCGACTTCGCCATCCACGAAGGCGAGTTCGTCTCGGTCGTCGGCCCCTCAGGCTGCGGCAAGAGCACGCTGCTGAAGATGGTGGCGGGCTTGCTGCCGATCAGCGGCGGTGAACTCACGCTGGCCGGCAAGCCGATCAACGGGCCGCAGAAGGACGTGGGCATCGTGTTCCAGAGCGCAGTGCTGCTGCCCTGGCGCAGCGTGGAAGACAACATCCTGCTGCAGGCCGAGATGCGCCATCTGCCCAAGGCGGCGTCGCAAACCCGCGCACGCGCGCTGATGGAAATGGCTGGCCTCAAGGGCTTCGAGAGCAAGTACCCCTGGCAACTCTCGGGCGGCATGCAGCAACGCGCGTCGATCTGCCGCGCGCTGCTGCACGACCCGTCGGTGCTGCTGATGGACGAGCCCTTCGGCGCCCTCGACGCGATGACGCGCGAGAAGATGAACCTGGAACTGCAGCGCATCTGGATGGCCTCGAAGAAGACGGTGATGCTGATCACCCACAGCATCCCCGAAGCCATCTTCCTGTCGGACCGCGTGATCGTGATGAGCGAGCGGCCCGGCACCATCGCCGCCGTGTACGACATCGATCTGCCGCGCGCCCGCACGCTCGACATGATGGCCTCGGCCGAGTTCGGTGCGTACACGAAGCTGGTGCGCGCGCATTTCTTTTCCCAGGGCATCCTGGACCACTGA
- a CDS encoding ABC transporter permease, producing MLRKLLRFPALRPFILILLLLVLWDLAIRLFKIPAYLVPPPWEVVKQLIAEWPRLLSESWKTTLATLGGFGLTILIGIPMAMVIAYSRVVESYVYPLLVFSQSIPKVAIAPLFVVWFGFGIFPKVISAFLLGFFPVVVSTVMGFKSVEPDMLDLSRSMGASRLQTFFKISLPQALPQIFSGLKVSVTLAVVGAVVGEFVGSNSGIGYVLQVANGNFDLPLMFAALVVLSSIGVILFVAVDLIERVMIPWHASQRHAH from the coding sequence ATGCTCCGCAAGCTCCTGCGCTTCCCCGCCCTGCGCCCTTTCATCCTGATCCTGTTGCTGCTGGTGCTGTGGGACCTGGCGATTCGCCTGTTCAAGATTCCGGCCTACCTCGTGCCGCCGCCGTGGGAGGTCGTGAAACAGTTGATCGCCGAATGGCCGCGCCTGCTCAGCGAAAGCTGGAAGACCACGCTGGCCACGCTCGGCGGCTTCGGGCTGACCATCCTCATCGGTATTCCGATGGCGATGGTGATTGCCTACTCGCGCGTCGTCGAGTCGTACGTGTACCCGCTGCTGGTGTTCTCGCAGAGCATCCCGAAGGTGGCGATTGCGCCGCTGTTCGTGGTGTGGTTCGGCTTCGGCATCTTCCCGAAGGTGATCAGCGCCTTCCTGCTGGGCTTCTTCCCGGTGGTGGTGTCAACCGTGATGGGCTTCAAGTCGGTCGAGCCCGACATGCTCGACCTCTCGCGCTCGATGGGCGCAAGCCGCCTGCAGACCTTCTTCAAGATCAGCCTGCCGCAAGCCCTGCCCCAGATCTTCAGCGGCCTGAAGGTGTCCGTCACGCTGGCCGTGGTGGGTGCGGTGGTCGGTGAATTCGTCGGCTCCAACTCGGGCATCGGCTATGTGCTGCAGGTGGCCAACGGCAACTTCGACCTGCCTCTGATGTTTGCCGCGCTGGTGGTGCTGTCGAGCATCGGCGTGATCCTTTTCGTCGCGGTCGATCTGATCGAGCGCGTGATGATTCCGTGGCACGCCTCGCAGCGCCACGCCCACTGA
- a CDS encoding dihydrodipicolinate synthase family protein, producing MALSLTLPTASGSLAPYALRGTTPAKPDAGVKFNRIVYSAAHVVADPLAVIDPWLQCAVDWDTTIAYRRHLFSLGLGVAEAMDTAQRGMGLDWPTSLELIRRSLDAAKDVPGALVASGCGTDHLNIDDVKSVDDVIRGYEEQMAAIEALGGKLIVMASRALARVAKSPADYERVYDRILSQAKQPVVLHWLGDMFDPALAGYWGTKDVDAAMDTALGIIAAHPDKVDGIKISLLDKDKEIAMRRRLPSGVRMYTGDDFNYAELIAGDGFGSEPMHGKSDALLGIFDAIAPAASAALGALAQGNTEKFHAILGPTVPLSRHIFASPTRFYKTGVVFMAWLNGHQKHFTMVGGQQSTRSLQHFAELFRLADAANLLEQPELAVQRMKTMLALHGVEG from the coding sequence ATGGCACTTTCGCTGACCCTCCCCACCGCGAGCGGATCGCTCGCGCCTTACGCGCTGCGCGGCACCACGCCAGCGAAGCCCGATGCGGGCGTGAAGTTCAACCGCATCGTCTACTCGGCCGCGCACGTCGTGGCCGATCCGCTCGCAGTCATCGACCCGTGGCTGCAATGCGCGGTCGACTGGGACACCACCATCGCCTACCGCCGCCACCTGTTCTCGCTGGGCCTGGGCGTGGCGGAAGCCATGGACACCGCACAGCGCGGCATGGGCCTCGATTGGCCCACCTCGCTCGAACTGATCCGCCGCTCGCTCGATGCCGCAAAGGACGTGCCCGGCGCGCTGGTGGCTTCGGGCTGCGGCACCGATCACTTGAACATCGACGACGTGAAGAGCGTCGACGACGTGATCCGCGGCTACGAAGAGCAGATGGCCGCCATCGAGGCACTGGGCGGCAAGCTGATCGTGATGGCCAGCCGCGCACTGGCTCGCGTCGCGAAAAGCCCCGCCGACTACGAGCGCGTATACGACCGCATCCTGAGCCAGGCGAAACAGCCGGTGGTGCTGCACTGGCTGGGCGACATGTTCGACCCCGCGCTGGCAGGCTACTGGGGCACGAAGGATGTCGACGCGGCCATGGACACGGCGCTCGGCATCATCGCCGCGCACCCCGACAAGGTCGATGGCATCAAGATCTCCCTGCTCGACAAGGACAAGGAAATCGCGATGCGCCGGCGGCTGCCAAGTGGCGTTCGCATGTACACCGGTGACGACTTCAACTATGCCGAGCTGATTGCCGGCGACGGCTTCGGCAGCGAACCGATGCACGGCAAGAGCGACGCCCTGCTGGGCATCTTCGACGCCATCGCGCCGGCAGCGAGCGCCGCATTGGGCGCACTGGCCCAGGGCAACACCGAGAAGTTCCACGCGATCCTCGGCCCCACGGTGCCGCTGTCGCGCCACATCTTCGCGTCGCCCACGCGCTTCTACAAGACCGGCGTGGTGTTCATGGCCTGGCTCAACGGCCACCAGAAGCACTTCACGATGGTGGGCGGCCAGCAGAGCACGCGCTCGCTGCAGCACTTCGCCGAACTGTTCCGGCTGGCCGATGCGGCCAACCTGTTGGAGCAGCCGGAGCTGGCGGTGCAGCGCATGAAGACGATGCTCGCGCTGCACGGCGTGGAAGGTTGA
- a CDS encoding ABC transporter substrate-binding protein, whose amino-acid sequence MKKLLPSLLAVAALATFAIAPAHAQGDKPKDKVTLMLNWYLYSEHAPFFLGKEKGFYADEGIDLDIQEGRGSAVTAQAVAAKSATFGYIDVTTMIKAAAKGAPLKSTGVLFQVSPMSVMGFTEKNIKTPKDIIGKTVAVTPGDSMSQMWPLFLKVNNIKPDQVKIVSGDGQTKLNAVTSGQADLLLGYVMDQAIKLQDATGKPVTPIRFADSGVNQISSGIITNKNLLTENPDLVKRFMRASTKAAEAAEKSPEAAVDAMLKANPKAGVRDTLIVGMKQSVALFHTKETANQRPYRVTMKNVSDSLDLLVQYGGMDASTRGKPEDYVTLDFLPN is encoded by the coding sequence ATGAAGAAACTGCTTCCCTCGCTGCTCGCCGTCGCGGCGCTCGCCACCTTCGCCATCGCCCCGGCACATGCCCAGGGCGACAAACCGAAGGACAAGGTCACGCTGATGCTCAACTGGTACCTGTACAGCGAGCACGCGCCCTTCTTCCTGGGCAAGGAAAAGGGCTTCTATGCCGACGAAGGCATCGACCTGGACATCCAGGAAGGCCGCGGCTCCGCCGTCACCGCGCAGGCGGTGGCCGCCAAGTCCGCCACCTTCGGCTACATCGACGTGACCACCATGATCAAGGCCGCCGCCAAGGGCGCGCCGCTGAAATCGACCGGCGTGCTGTTCCAGGTGAGCCCGATGTCGGTCATGGGCTTCACCGAGAAGAACATCAAGACCCCGAAGGACATCATCGGCAAGACCGTGGCCGTCACGCCCGGCGACTCGATGTCGCAGATGTGGCCGCTGTTCCTGAAGGTCAACAACATCAAGCCCGACCAGGTGAAGATCGTCTCGGGTGACGGCCAGACCAAGCTCAATGCCGTGACCAGCGGCCAGGCCGACCTGCTGCTGGGCTACGTGATGGACCAGGCCATCAAGCTGCAGGATGCCACCGGCAAGCCCGTGACGCCCATTCGCTTTGCCGATTCGGGCGTCAACCAGATCAGCTCCGGAATCATCACCAACAAGAACCTGTTGACCGAGAACCCCGACCTCGTGAAGCGCTTCATGCGCGCCTCGACCAAGGCGGCCGAAGCTGCCGAGAAGAGCCCGGAAGCGGCCGTCGACGCCATGCTCAAGGCCAACCCGAAAGCCGGTGTGCGCGACACGCTGATCGTTGGCATGAAGCAGAGCGTGGCGCTCTTCCACACGAAGGAAACAGCCAACCAGCGCCCCTACCGCGTGACGATGAAGAATGTCAGCGACTCGCTCGACCTGCTGGTGCAGTACGGCGGCATGGATGCATCGACGCGCGGCAAGCCCGAGGACTACGTGACCCTCGACTTCCTGCCCAACTGA